One stretch of Halichoerus grypus chromosome 8, mHalGry1.hap1.1, whole genome shotgun sequence DNA includes these proteins:
- the LOC118554936 gene encoding COP9 signalosome complex subunit 8: MPVAVMAESAFSFKKLLDQCENQELEAPGGIATPPVYGQLLALYLLHNDMNNARYLWKRIPPAIKSANSELGGIWSVGQRIWQRDFPGIYTTINAHQWSETVQPIMEALRDATRRRAFALVSQAYTSIIADDFAAFVGLPVEEAVKGILEQGWQADSTTRMVMPKKPVAGALDVSFNRFIPLSEPAPVPPIPNEQQLARLTDYVAFLEN, translated from the coding sequence ATGCCAGTGGCGGTGATGGCGGAAAGTGCCTTTAGTTTCAAAAAGTTGCTGGATCAGTGCGAGAACCAGGAGCTCGAGGCTCCTGGAGGAATTGCTACTCCCCCAGTGTATGGTCAGCTGTTAGCTTTATATCTGCTTCACAATGACATGAATAATGCAAGATATCTTTGGAAACGGATACCACCTGCTATAAAATCTGCAAATTCTGAACTTGGGGGAATTTGGTCAGTAGGACAAAGAATCTGGCAGAGAGATTTCCCTGGGATCTATACGACCATCAACGCACACCAGTGGTCTGAGACGGTCCAGCCAATCATGGAAGCACTTAGAGATGCAACGAGGAGAAGGGCGTTTGCCCTGGTCTCTCAAGCCTACACCTCCATCATTGCAGACGACTTCGCCGCCTTTGTCGGGCTCCCCGTGGAAGAGGCCGTGAAAGGTATATTAGAACAAGGATGGCAAGCGGACTCCACCACAAGAATGGTTATGCCCAAAAAGCCAGTTGCAGGGGCCCTGGATGTGTCCTTTAACCGGTTTATTCCTTTATCAGAGCCTGCCCCAGTGCCCCCGATCCCCAATGAACAGCAGTTAGCCAGACTGACCGATTATGTGGCTTTCCTCGAAAACTGA